A genomic window from Methanobrevibacter sp. includes:
- a CDS encoding cation:proton antiporter translates to MSIILITAVIVLLIFNKLKLPTMIGLFITGIVLGHVVNDTSIISTFSELGVIFLLFIIGLEFSAEKFSAIKNYALIGGILQVVLTTVLITLLGLVLSLSLNSAIFLGFLVAFSSTAIVMKVMQQRHITHSVQGRVTLGILIFQDIAVIIVILITPLLGGESINLNTIPLLLIKAIGLGLIIFAGAKWFIPLALRDAARTKNRDLFLLLTLFICMGTTFATSLIGIGPELGAFLAGLLISNTEYSHQTLGYIQPFQDVFMSLFFISIGLMVNLHLFLTNIGIILVLTAVILIINFTATLITGMVLKLPTKISISIAILLSQIGEFSFVLAKEGMNYGLMTNQFFSIFLGVSILTMSLTPFLEKATPKIVRLFARLSYFQIDNELKTLPEELEEEHEIEDHVILVGLGRNGKHIAKACRQFKIPIRIVDMNPVIVENQQALGLPIIYGKASNESVLKELNITSAQCIVISASTYEETLKTIDTARRLNPDIHIIVRTRYLRSIDEVIEAGADEVIPKEFETSILMFTRLMNYYNKDLNEITDAVNDLRSDNYDAFRTVTSEDISSYLNYKYTDLEIDSLRVSENTHIDDLPFEENNLKVTGVVRGKDTFIDVKSDFKFLEDDLILFIGHRENINNFFDAI, encoded by the coding sequence ATGTCAATAATACTGATTACAGCAGTGATCGTATTGTTGATATTTAACAAATTAAAATTACCCACAATGATAGGATTATTTATTACAGGCATTGTCCTCGGACATGTCGTTAATGATACAAGTATCATATCCACATTTTCAGAGTTAGGAGTGATATTTCTACTGTTTATCATCGGCCTGGAATTTTCTGCTGAGAAATTCTCGGCAATTAAAAACTATGCCCTGATTGGAGGAATACTACAAGTAGTTTTAACAACAGTACTGATTACATTACTCGGATTAGTGTTAAGTCTCAGTTTAAACAGTGCAATATTTTTAGGATTTTTAGTTGCATTTTCATCAACAGCAATTGTTATGAAAGTAATGCAGCAAAGACACATTACCCATTCTGTTCAGGGAAGAGTGACATTAGGAATTTTGATATTTCAGGACATTGCAGTAATTATTGTAATTTTAATTACTCCATTATTAGGTGGAGAATCAATTAATCTGAATACGATCCCCTTATTACTTATAAAAGCAATTGGTCTTGGGTTAATAATATTTGCCGGTGCCAAATGGTTCATCCCATTGGCTTTAAGAGATGCAGCTCGAACAAAAAACAGGGATCTGTTTTTACTGTTAACCTTGTTCATATGTATGGGAACCACATTTGCAACCAGTTTAATTGGAATTGGTCCAGAACTAGGAGCATTCCTTGCAGGATTGCTCATATCAAATACCGAATATTCCCATCAGACATTAGGTTATATCCAGCCTTTCCAAGACGTATTCATGAGTTTATTCTTCATCAGTATTGGTTTAATGGTTAATTTGCATTTATTCCTTACAAACATTGGAATAATCCTCGTGTTGACTGCAGTTATTTTAATAATCAACTTTACTGCAACATTAATCACAGGAATGGTTTTGAAATTACCTACCAAAATATCCATCAGCATTGCAATTCTTTTAAGTCAAATCGGGGAATTTTCTTTTGTTCTTGCAAAGGAAGGAATGAATTATGGATTAATGACTAATCAGTTTTTCAGCATATTTTTAGGAGTCAGCATTCTTACAATGTCCCTAACCCCATTTTTAGAAAAGGCAACACCAAAAATTGTCAGGTTATTTGCACGATTGTCCTATTTCCAGATTGATAATGAATTAAAAACATTGCCTGAAGAATTGGAAGAAGAGCATGAAATAGAAGATCATGTGATTTTAGTCGGTTTGGGCCGTAATGGAAAACATATCGCCAAAGCCTGCAGACAGTTCAAAATACCTATTCGCATTGTGGATATGAATCCTGTCATTGTTGAAAATCAACAGGCATTGGGCTTGCCTATCATATACGGTAAAGCTTCAAATGAAAGTGTCCTAAAAGAGCTGAACATTACTTCAGCACAGTGCATTGTAATTTCCGCCTCAACATATGAGGAGACTTTAAAGACAATTGATACTGCAAGACGCCTGAACCCTGACATACACATTATTGTACGTACACGTTATTTAAGAAGTATTGATGAAGTTATTGAAGCCGGTGCAGATGAAGTAATACCAAAAGAATTTGAAACCAGTATTTTGATGTTTACAAGATTGATGAATTACTATAACAAAGATCTTAATGAAATTACCGATGCCGTAAATGACTTAAGGTCAGATAACTATGATGCATTTAGAACCGTGACTTCAGAAGACATCTCAAGCTATCTCAACTATAAGTACACAGATTTAGAAATTGATTCATTAAGAGTGTCTGAAAATACTCATATTGATGATTTGCCGTTTGAAGAGAACAATTTAAAAGTAACAGGAGTAGTTCGTGGTAAAGATACTTTTATTGATGTTAAATCTGATTTCAAATTTCTTGAAGATGATTTGATATTATTCATTGGGCATAGGGAAAACATTAATAATTTCTTTGATGCCATCTAA
- a CDS encoding restriction endonuclease subunit S translates to MQKIKLEDMAEIISGLSYRRYLDEKGDSFKIIVQRSIKKDGELSDFEEVSLNHDIKDRYFTQKNDVLMKMTYPYDVVCVKEDKLLISDRIAIIRLNTGYDAEFIAHLLTNAHIKKQLHELGGSGKLPHTSLKDIKQLELVMPDSKTQKKYGELLNTINDKIIEDSRQVEYDRRLKEAILNDLWGEYDEK, encoded by the coding sequence ATGCAAAAAATAAAACTTGAAGATATGGCGGAGATTATCTCTGGCTTATCATACAGAAGATATCTAGATGAAAAGGGTGATTCCTTCAAAATCATAGTTCAAAGATCCATCAAAAAAGATGGAGAACTGTCTGATTTCGAAGAGGTTTCCCTTAACCATGACATTAAGGACAGATATTTCACACAAAAAAATGATGTCCTCATGAAAATGACTTATCCTTATGATGTCGTTTGTGTAAAAGAGGATAAACTTCTTATCAGTGACAGGATTGCCATAATCAGACTCAACACTGGCTATGATGCAGAGTTCATTGCACACCTGCTGACAAATGCACATATCAAAAAACAGCTCCATGAACTTGGAGGAAGTGGAAAACTGCCCCATACATCACTAAAGGATATAAAGCAGCTTGAACTTGTCATGCCGGATTCTAAAACTCAAAAGAAATACGGTGAACTTCTAAACACAATCAATGATAAAATCATTGAAGATTCACGTCAGGTAGAATATGACAGACGTCTAAAGGAGGCAATACTGAACGATTTATGGGGTGAATATGATGAAAAATAA
- a CDS encoding orotate phosphoribosyltransferase-like protein — translation MKQKLIQKAQELRSHGFTTGEIADELNVSMDTARWLTLQKTAEVKAEAPVDFAINWKSIGGNSTRLSYVSGALSDMALSHGDVDTIVGIAVSGIPFATVMAEHVEDMTGEDTSLAIFHPQKHRKDVDESNDEGTISTNFGTVEGKKVVIVDDVITSGKTAKEVIHTVKDLGGEPTCVTVLIDKAGLSEIEGVPVESLIKVSRL, via the coding sequence GTGAAACAAAAATTAATTCAAAAAGCTCAAGAACTTAGAAGCCACGGATTTACAACTGGTGAAATTGCAGATGAACTTAATGTAAGTATGGACACTGCAAGATGGTTAACACTTCAAAAAACCGCTGAAGTAAAAGCTGAAGCACCAGTGGATTTTGCTATTAATTGGAAAAGCATCGGTGGAAACTCAACACGTTTAAGTTATGTTTCAGGTGCTTTAAGTGACATGGCATTATCACACGGAGATGTTGACACTATTGTCGGTATTGCAGTAAGTGGTATTCCTTTTGCAACTGTCATGGCAGAGCATGTTGAGGATATGACCGGTGAAGATACATCCTTAGCTATTTTCCACCCTCAAAAACACAGAAAAGACGTTGATGAAAGTAATGATGAAGGTACCATCAGTACTAACTTCGGAACCGTTGAAGGTAAAAAAGTTGTAATTGTAGACGACGTCATTACAAGTGGAAAAACTGCAAAAGAAGTGATTCATACAGTTAAAGACTTAGGTGGAGAACCTACCTGCGTTACCGTATTAATCGATAAAGCAGGACTTTCTGAAATTGAAGGTGTGCCTGTTGAATCTTTAATTAAAGTAAGTAGATTATAA
- a CDS encoding Gfo/Idh/MocA family protein, which translates to MKTINVGVVGVGAMGENHVRVYHKIEEANLVAVSDVSERALKKIEKKYGAKGYTDYNELLENPDIEAVSVCVPTTFHHAVVMEAIKHGKHVLVEKPIAFTVQEAEEMIAAAKEAGVMLATGHVERFNPAVQKAKELIDDGVIGDIVSAFAKRVGPLPPRIKDVGVSIDLAIHDLDIMNYLFEEEVTQVYGTMNSSFDDSEFEDHAEIMVNFDNESTGIIEVNWLTPYKRRELELTGTAGIISVDYIKQSIEVYGKFAQDIQIKHEEPLKSELTSFLNAVMNGDEPEITGEDGLKALKMVIAANQSSKEHKPISFEELQ; encoded by the coding sequence TTGAAAACTATTAACGTAGGAGTTGTCGGAGTAGGTGCGATGGGTGAAAACCATGTTCGTGTCTATCACAAAATAGAAGAAGCAAATTTAGTCGCTGTAAGTGATGTAAGTGAAAGAGCACTTAAAAAAATCGAGAAAAAATATGGTGCTAAAGGATATACGGACTACAACGAACTATTGGAAAATCCTGACATAGAGGCAGTGAGTGTTTGTGTACCAACCACATTTCACCATGCAGTGGTTATGGAAGCCATTAAACATGGAAAACATGTTTTAGTCGAAAAACCTATTGCATTTACAGTGCAGGAAGCTGAAGAAATGATTGCTGCTGCTAAAGAAGCAGGAGTCATGCTTGCAACCGGACATGTTGAGAGATTTAATCCTGCTGTTCAAAAGGCTAAAGAACTTATTGATGATGGAGTTATTGGAGATATTGTATCCGCATTTGCAAAAAGAGTAGGACCACTCCCACCAAGAATAAAAGATGTTGGAGTATCAATAGATTTAGCTATTCACGATTTAGACATTATGAACTATTTATTTGAAGAGGAAGTGACTCAAGTTTACGGTACCATGAACAGTAGTTTTGATGACAGTGAATTTGAAGACCATGCAGAGATTATGGTTAACTTTGACAACGAATCTACTGGAATAATTGAAGTAAACTGGTTAACCCCATACAAACGTAGAGAATTAGAACTTACCGGTACCGCTGGAATCATTTCAGTCGACTATATCAAACAGAGTATTGAGGTATACGGTAAATTCGCCCAAGATATTCAAATCAAACATGAAGAACCACTCAAAAGTGAATTAACTTCATTCTTAAATGCAGTAATGAACGGAGACGAACCAGAAATAACTGGTGAAGATGGATTAAAAGCTCTTAAAATGGTTATTGCTGCAAATCAATCCTCCAAAGAACATAAACCAATTAGCTTTGAAGAACTACAATAA
- a CDS encoding TetR/AcrR family transcriptional regulator, translating to MEVKSGSIEERIINASFHILEKEGISGATTKKIATQAEVSEVTLFRKFENKQKLIEAAKDYYCNNLISKLEEIFESTPETSVEEYLTSCFYKVANLTDYELNIIKVGLEEVRNIPTENKVFLRISETIILKLKNFFSLKIQQNEIRKINPEILALNMFSILFESIILWKVYGKTPQYPIDKYIEDFLDIILNGIKSDIK from the coding sequence ATGGAAGTTAAAAGTGGAAGTATTGAAGAGAGAATCATCAATGCTTCATTTCATATTCTAGAAAAAGAAGGAATATCTGGAGCAACAACTAAAAAAATAGCAACACAAGCAGAAGTAAGTGAAGTTACACTATTCAGAAAGTTTGAAAACAAACAAAAACTAATAGAAGCTGCAAAAGATTACTACTGCAACAATCTAATAAGCAAGCTCGAGGAAATATTTGAATCCACTCCCGAAACCAGTGTTGAAGAATATTTAACCAGTTGCTTTTACAAAGTTGCTAATTTAACTGATTATGAATTAAATATCATAAAAGTCGGACTGGAAGAAGTTAGAAACATTCCAACCGAAAATAAAGTATTCTTAAGAATTTCAGAAACAATTATCCTAAAATTGAAAAATTTCTTTTCATTAAAAATCCAACAAAACGAAATAAGAAAAATAAATCCAGAAATTCTTGCTCTAAATATGTTCAGTATTCTTTTTGAATCAATAATTCTATGGAAAGTGTATGGTAAAACCCCACAGTATCCTATTGACAAATATATTGAAGACTTCCTAGACATTATCTTAAACGGAATAAAAAGTGATATAAAATGA
- the hemC gene encoding hydroxymethylbilane synthase, with protein MIVGTRGSQLALAQTNQVCADLSKITGESIDVEIIKTKGDKITTSQLYNMDSKGLFTKELDIALLEEEVDFTVHSFKDLPTELDEDLEIVAVPKRESPNEVLISKKDWNDLGPGSKLGTSSLRREAFCNHYNKEFELKPIRGNIETRIQKALESDLDATIMAQAGLKRLNLTKYIKNVFPLDYITPPAGQGALAIITRKDSDKKEAISKLNDYYSMQEVLAEKKVLEELGVGCQWPIGAIARMNDNKFNIYSILLTKEGEILKEQSEKGSIRDAVELGRRIGKIFTDYV; from the coding sequence ATGATTGTAGGAACACGCGGTAGTCAATTAGCTTTAGCACAAACAAATCAAGTATGTGCAGATTTATCTAAAATAACCGGCGAATCAATTGATGTAGAAATTATTAAAACCAAAGGTGATAAGATTACTACATCCCAACTGTACAATATGGATTCCAAAGGACTTTTTACAAAAGAATTGGATATTGCCCTTTTGGAAGAAGAAGTTGATTTTACTGTTCACAGTTTTAAAGATTTGCCTACAGAATTAGATGAAGATTTGGAAATTGTTGCTGTTCCTAAAAGAGAATCTCCAAATGAAGTGCTAATCTCAAAAAAAGACTGGAATGATTTAGGTCCCGGATCAAAACTTGGAACCAGCAGTCTTAGACGAGAAGCTTTTTGTAATCATTACAACAAGGAATTTGAACTCAAACCTATCAGAGGAAATATTGAAACCAGAATTCAAAAAGCCTTAGAAAGTGATTTGGATGCGACCATAATGGCACAGGCAGGACTGAAAAGATTAAATCTAACCAAATATATCAAGAATGTATTTCCACTGGATTATATCACCCCTCCAGCAGGCCAAGGTGCATTGGCAATTATTACTAGAAAAGACAGTGATAAAAAAGAGGCAATTTCAAAATTAAATGATTACTATTCCATGCAGGAAGTTCTTGCTGAAAAAAAAGTGCTTGAGGAACTTGGCGTTGGTTGCCAATGGCCAATAGGTGCAATAGCACGAATGAATGATAATAAATTTAATATTTATTCTATATTATTAACCAAAGAAGGAGAAATCCTAAAAGAACAAAGTGAAAAAGGATCCATCAGAGATGCGGTTGAACTTGGCAGACGTATCGGAAAAATTTTCACAGATTATGTTTAG
- a CDS encoding bifunctional NADP phosphatase/NAD kinase, whose product MDKETRKIARHLANKIIKEVGPAVREYVGTDLGGTEVKTGADGTPTSFIDQVAEEKIINILKNAEVYSYLVSEEVGELKLGKGTKRSINLTQELRRTDLADEETPKFIFLIDPVDRTSNAIKEIPAYAISVAIADVNQGRVATINDVELGFLYNLANGNFFEAEKGKGCKLNNEAVKPSDVIKVNEMTLGGFTKTGTSEASKLVDSARRMRVLGSVVLELSYVASGKYDAFLDLRGSRIIDIAAGKLILEEAGGIITDKYGQKLDNVLSIYEKAIVVAANNKIMHKQIIDILNDNQAEIIGKIGVISRIDQDSPIVFAAKIIDYIFTNGREVVVEKQLAHKLLELKENPDLSKIIQETKDNYPEIASELDEIDFNIDYDKISENLFDFDCDMAIILGGDGTLLRAHNKMKDEIPIFGINMGTVGFLTEIEVKHTFDALDDILRGDYYKEKRTRLVVSHENHNFKAMNEVVVMTDKPAKMLHFQILVDGEIIEEVRADGLIISTPSGSTAYSMSAGGPIVDPKVEGFIINPICPYKLGARPFVVSDNSEITVKLLKKGKNAVFVMDGQINEEAKYEEEIKFKKSRKDAHFIRTSSKYFYEKVKDKLNEGGIDSK is encoded by the coding sequence ATGGATAAGGAAACTAGAAAAATCGCAAGACATTTGGCAAATAAAATTATCAAAGAAGTCGGACCTGCAGTAAGAGAATATGTCGGAACAGATTTGGGAGGAACAGAAGTAAAGACCGGTGCGGACGGAACCCCAACATCATTTATAGATCAGGTAGCTGAAGAGAAAATCATAAACATATTGAAAAATGCAGAAGTCTATTCCTACCTAGTCAGCGAAGAAGTTGGAGAGTTAAAGTTAGGAAAAGGAACAAAAAGAAGCATAAATTTAACTCAGGAATTAAGACGTACAGATTTAGCTGATGAAGAGACACCAAAATTCATATTTTTAATCGATCCTGTTGACAGAACAAGCAATGCAATTAAAGAAATTCCTGCATATGCAATTTCTGTAGCAATAGCTGATGTTAATCAGGGACGTGTTGCAACAATAAATGACGTGGAACTAGGATTTTTATACAATTTGGCAAACGGTAACTTTTTTGAAGCCGAAAAAGGAAAAGGATGCAAATTAAACAATGAAGCAGTAAAACCTAGTGATGTGATTAAAGTCAATGAAATGACATTGGGAGGATTTACAAAAACAGGAACTTCAGAAGCTTCAAAACTGGTTGACAGTGCACGTCGTATGAGGGTGCTTGGAAGTGTTGTTTTAGAGCTTTCTTATGTGGCAAGCGGAAAATATGATGCATTTCTTGATTTGAGAGGAAGCCGAATAATAGACATTGCAGCTGGAAAATTAATACTTGAAGAAGCCGGAGGAATAATTACCGACAAATACGGCCAGAAACTTGATAACGTATTGAGTATTTATGAAAAGGCAATAGTTGTGGCTGCAAATAATAAAATAATGCACAAACAGATTATTGATATTCTAAATGACAATCAAGCTGAAATAATTGGAAAAATCGGAGTGATTTCAAGAATTGACCAAGACTCTCCGATAGTGTTTGCTGCAAAGATTATTGATTACATCTTCACAAATGGACGCGAAGTGGTAGTTGAAAAACAGCTGGCACATAAATTACTTGAACTAAAAGAAAATCCCGATTTAAGCAAAATTATTCAGGAAACTAAAGATAATTATCCTGAAATCGCTTCTGAATTGGATGAAATCGACTTCAACATCGATTATGATAAAATTTCTGAAAATCTCTTTGATTTTGATTGCGATATGGCAATAATTTTAGGAGGAGATGGAACCCTTCTTAGAGCCCATAATAAAATGAAGGACGAAATTCCAATTTTTGGAATTAACATGGGAACAGTAGGATTTTTAACTGAAATCGAAGTTAAACACACTTTCGATGCATTGGATGACATATTAAGAGGAGATTATTATAAAGAAAAAAGAACCCGTCTTGTCGTGTCTCACGAAAATCATAATTTCAAAGCAATGAATGAAGTTGTTGTAATGACTGATAAACCTGCAAAAATGCTTCATTTCCAGATATTAGTTGATGGAGAGATAATTGAAGAAGTCAGAGCAGACGGATTAATCATATCAACACCAAGCGGATCTACAGCTTATTCAATGTCTGCCGGAGGACCTATTGTCGATCCGAAAGTTGAAGGATTCATCATAAATCCAATTTGTCCATACAAGCTAGGAGCAAGACCATTTGTCGTATCAGACAACAGTGAAATAACTGTAAAACTACTTAAAAAAGGTAAAAATGCAGTGTTTGTTATGGACGGTCAAATTAATGAAGAGGCAAAATATGAAGAGGAAATCAAATTTAAAAAATCAAGAAAAGATGCGCATTTCATAAGAACCTCTTCAAAATACTTCTATGAAAAGGTTAAAGACAAATTAAACGAAGGCGGCATTGACAGCAAATAG
- a CDS encoding N-6 DNA methylase, with translation MMKNKKSSNYTILRRIMSKSRTINFPPQADYIILYTFLYKYCSDTVRDFLDFALKDKELTIDEAYKNSEFQAELVFDSLKMNGFYIKKSDALIEDVINDGFDKPGFLADFLKIFPESVIFNSEYHNIKYFNLLFKTIDDEIDTSEFDEELNSAISEIISLISKLNVFDSDFEFREVYDIVASSRFMHVNSNPQFVTQILIAIVLSEKKHISSVYDPFMKDGSSIMRLYEHLGFGLKYCYGKDQSRINLCHVLVKLFINSVSLNDVFIKQEDALDSIDINGASFDAIISKIPIAIKNYYSSNYNQGREIAKRNRRSELESFLMNNLGIDDDSFKQDSELNQALENLVDKIDFNDSGIDFTGQYAQLMDSEFLFLINLIDSLKEDGIMAVSISENFLFKNSLELLRKYLTEEKNYIDAIIRIPSEIIRSRPEIVIVFRKNKKSDNILFIDMSADYETKKSGLVYPGLFRKNFILDEKTMSKMENVFANRLSLPKYSNLISIEEIEENNFNLSVSRYVDTFEGEFITLEELVGEKREIESNIHELNLKIEKMMDDLNINF, from the coding sequence ATGATGAAAAATAAAAAATCCAGCAACTATACTATTCTAAGACGGATTATGTCCAAATCAAGAACCATCAATTTCCCTCCCCAAGCAGACTACATTATCCTCTACACTTTCCTGTACAAGTATTGCTCAGATACTGTCAGGGATTTTTTGGATTTTGCATTAAAGGACAAGGAACTAACAATTGATGAGGCTTATAAAAACAGTGAATTTCAGGCGGAACTTGTTTTTGATTCACTGAAAATGAATGGATTTTATATTAAAAAATCTGACGCTCTCATTGAGGATGTAATTAACGATGGTTTTGATAAGCCGGGTTTTTTGGCTGATTTTTTAAAGATATTTCCTGAAAGCGTAATATTCAATTCAGAATATCATAATATCAAGTACTTTAATCTGCTGTTTAAAACAATTGATGATGAAATTGACACTTCTGAGTTTGATGAGGAATTGAATAGTGCTATATCTGAAATCATCAGTTTGATTTCAAAATTAAATGTTTTTGACAGTGATTTTGAATTTAGAGAAGTATATGACATAGTTGCATCATCAAGATTTATGCATGTCAATTCAAATCCGCAATTTGTTACTCAGATATTGATTGCAATTGTTTTAAGTGAAAAGAAACATATCAGTTCGGTCTATGACCCTTTCATGAAAGACGGATCTTCAATCATGCGCCTGTATGAACATCTTGGTTTTGGTCTGAAGTACTGCTATGGAAAAGACCAAAGCAGAATAAACTTATGTCATGTTCTAGTAAAACTATTCATAAACAGTGTGTCATTGAATGATGTATTCATAAAGCAGGAGGATGCACTTGATTCCATAGACATAAATGGTGCATCATTTGATGCAATCATATCAAAAATTCCGATTGCCATAAAAAACTATTATTCTTCAAATTACAATCAAGGCAGGGAAATTGCTAAAAGAAATAGGCGAAGTGAGCTTGAAAGTTTCCTGATGAATAACTTGGGAATTGATGATGATTCATTCAAGCAGGACAGTGAATTGAATCAGGCATTGGAAAATCTTGTTGACAAGATTGATTTTAATGATTCTGGCATTGATTTCACAGGTCAGTATGCACAGTTAATGGATAGTGAATTTTTATTTTTAATCAATCTCATAGATTCCCTTAAGGAAGACGGAATCATGGCAGTAAGCATTTCAGAAAACTTCCTTTTTAAAAATTCACTGGAGCTTTTAAGAAAGTATTTGACAGAAGAGAAAAACTACATCGATGCAATCATCAGAATTCCAAGTGAAATTATTCGTTCAAGGCCGGAAATAGTCATTGTTTTTAGAAAAAACAAAAAAAGTGATAATATTCTATTTATTGATATGTCTGCGGATTATGAAACCAAAAAAAGCGGATTGGTATATCCTGGACTTTTTAGAAAGAATTTTATTCTTGATGAAAAGACAATGTCTAAAATGGAAAATGTATTTGCAAACAGATTATCACTTCCAAAATATTCCAATCTGATTTCCATCGAAGAGATTGAAGAGAATAATTTCAATTTGTCAGTTTCACGATATGTTGATACTTTTGAGGGTGAATTCATAACACTTGAAGAGCTGGTTGGTGAAAAACGGGAAATAGAATCCAATATTCATGAACTGAATTTAAAAATTGAAAAAATGATGGATGATTTGAATATTAATTTTTAG